Genomic window (Musa acuminata AAA Group cultivar baxijiao chromosome BXJ1-9, Cavendish_Baxijiao_AAA, whole genome shotgun sequence):
GTTCATGCGCTTTCCTACGTGTGAGTTCTCTTTCATCTCTCATTTCTTCATTCCAAACAGCAGAAATGTGATGTAGTACCGGTAATGACATGTTGTCTTGGGATTGATTCAGGTACCAGAGGAGCACCAGTGCAGTGTCGATGGGTAAGACGGCATTATCTTTGTTGGCCTTTCctccctccttcttcttcttcttcttcttcttctcctcctgctGACGATGTTGAGTGTGCTTTTCCTTCAGTGGCGCCTGTTTGCTACGCGCATTTGGCGGCTAGGCAGCTGTCGCAGTGCTTCGACCTGTCCGAGACTTCCGGAGATGAACTTCCGATAAGAGCAGGCGTTCCCCAGCTTCCAGAGCTGCATGAAAAAGTTAGAAGCTCCATGTTCTTCTGCTGATGCCGCCACCTTCTGCCCTCGATTCGTGTTGTCGTCGCTGTGTAATATATAAGGCATGAAAACTGACTCAAAAATAATTTTGTATGTGTACGTATTATTCACAATGATAAGTGTATTTTAGCCTCCTGAGAAAGAGGGATAATATAcgaatttttaatttatatttagcGATATTATTTCTGAACTATTAAAAAACCTATTTGAATCCTAATATAACATATTAAATAGTTTTTAGTATATTTGATTTTACTTGACCCATTTACGCTATTTTTTTAAtagtattataaatttttttattgaagtgttaaaaatactataaattctATAAAACAAATTGATGTAAATTAGAGTTTTTAACTAATTCCAATTTTTAGTAAAGAataatttcaatatatatatatatatatatatataatatagcatTTTTTTGCAAGTGTTGTAATAATAAGTTTTCTGAATAAGATTTATTACTATAAATTGATAACTCTTACCAAAGTATAAATGTTGCCTCAATGGTCAAATAATGTGGGTTCGATTTTACcatctaaaaaattattttaatttagaaaggaactaagtctcttatgTTAAACCATAGACACTTGTTTAACCTCTATAGTattttagataatttataaatataattttgataaatactaTTTTCAAATTCAAGtgattgtttaacataaacttcttccaaAATAAAACTATGCATCATCATATAAAGCCAAAAAATAAATTGTATCATGAAAATGATCGATATTAATAGTTTAAATATTATcactttttaagaaaataaatatttattactatTTAGTGTTTCTATGTTGAGATTTATATTTGACTTTATTTTGTATATCATAAAGTTGGTTAATACTAATTATGTTATGTTTTGGATcatctataaaaaaatatatcgacAACTCCTTGGCCATCCAGAAATCACCTCCATGGATGCCATCCCTAAGAACCGAGTTAGATCACTGCAAACCCAAATTTGTCATTGCAGTGGACATACCAATCCCTCGTTATAAACACTTCATCAACAACAGTCTGATGCACGAAGAAAGCCTTCAGAATCTTCTGCTCAGACTTAAAAAAAAGCCTTCAAAGACCATTGATTTAGGCACTGATTTATCCATGAAAGAAGTAGAAAACTGTACAACAATGATTCATTTTCAGTTCTGATTCAGATCATATTTCCTTGTCTAACATAATCCCAGTTAGAATTGACCACATTGCACTCACTATCAATTtgcatttgttattattattaatttcctTTCAATTTTTTGCAGAGTTTAGAATTCAGGAGGAGAAGCTTTTTTGTTTTTGGGGTAGCAGACGGCTAACCAATTTTATTGCTCATTCTTCTCATGATCCAACAGGCAATCCATATCTCAGGCGCATAGCCATGCAAACCACATGCAATGTACTGGTTAACTCCTCACTCCTTTCATGCAGCTGTAGCTTCCTCTTCGACCTGCTTCACAgtgatctcctcctcctcctcctccactgcaGGAGCCTCCGGTGCCTCACCGCTGACGATAGTCTCCACTGGCACATCAGCGGGCAGCGGTTCAGGTGTCTCCTCCTGAGCcaactcttcttccttctcctcagcCTTTGGCTCAACCTCCACTGCCACTTCTTTGGTGTCTTCTTCTCCAGGACCCACCGGTGCATCACCGGTGATGTCTGTCTCGGCCGGGACATCGGTTTTCGGTGGCTCCGGCATCACATCTTGAGCCACCTCTTCTGCCGCTATCTCAGACGCTGCTTCTGTCTCCTCCTTTGGCTCATCAACCTCCACTACAGGAGTATCAACCTTCTCGGTCACAGCATCAGCTGCCGCCTCCACCTTTGTTGTTTCCACCTCAGCCACTTCTTCATTTGCTGCCGCTGCTTCTTTTTTTTCAGTTGGTTGGGTCTCTACGGTCTCCTCTGGCAACGCATTAGCCGCAGCTTGAACCTATGAGGCACCAGCATTACATCAAATTAAACTATTAGAACAGGCTTCTTGCATTGACTTGGCACTTCTTAGTCAATATGCTTCTTGATTAACATGAAAAAGCTTGATACTAATATGCACCTTCTCGCACAATATacacaaaaaaaagaataataatggtTCTACCTCAGCCGTGGCCATGGAGAAGAAAGAGGATTGATGAAGAGCTTTGGTCCAAAAATAGGCCAAAGAGACCAGAGAAAGTTGTGTGGAGGAACGATGAGGGAGGGTGTGCTTCATATAAAGCATCTCAGGGGCTTAATGGGAAGAGAAGAGGGGAGAGAAGAACAACGGTGGGATTGATCTTGTAGCCTCTCATACCATaattacagagagagagagagagagagagaggtatacaGTTGGTCACGGTGAGAAGGATGATGTTTTGTATGATATGGGAAGGACGGTGGCGAAAGGCCAAAAGGGAGGTATACAGTTGAACAGTGCATTCACCACTCCATTGCCCATAACTAGCAAACTTCGGTGAGTAGTGAACGTATTGGGCTTGGCGTTCCTGCGAGTAAATGCTGCGCAATTCTGTGGCCATGCACGTGAAAAGGGGACCCTCCTCGGTTTAGCTGGCTACGTAGTTTCCAATCGAGTTTCCACTCGATCACTACAAAGTttacatgtacatacatacatgcatactcAAACAGGAAGTATACTGTATATATAGTATCTTGTTCAAAGATCACTGTCCTAAATATCTATTCTGCAGGAAAAAAACCATCATTTAAGTTCTCCTCCAATTTTATTTCTTTGAGGGAATAGTGGGCCACAATTATTGCTATTCTTCGTTTCTGAGACCTCTGTGGTCATTACTGATATGATGTCCGATATTATCTGTGACAAGTATTGCTACTGTTCTGCTTCTTCTTGGTTGCTGATCTTTCAGTATTCAGATTCCCTTCTCgtatccttctcctcctctctccgAGCCGACACCATTGATGGACTCGCACCAAACTCTCAACAGGAAGCTCTTCACAGGCCTCATCTGATAGTGTGTAGGTGGAGGTCGGGTCCCGCCGCCATTACCCTCCAGGACTCCGACGCCGATCTGACGTGGAGACACCTCAATTGGGCGGTGGATTCGGGCCCACCCAACAGCACAACCTGCCACATATAGGTCAGCACAATCAAATTGTGCCCTGCACCCATCGTTAGACGATGATTCTAATCTCTGGTGCAGGACAAAAGGTCGGGATGATCTCCAAGAGGCAAAAGGATTCTGATCCTTAGCTTGCCAACGCTGCCAGGAGAATTGCTTTCGTATAGTATTATCCTTGTCTTCAGAATCTCACGACGAATTCCATTCTCCCAACATCTTTAAGTACCTTCTTCCCATTTCTCACAGAGATCATCCGAAGACATTTCAGCTCTTCTTTCAGAAACCATGCATGTCCATCCAACCTTAAGCGCTGCCCAATATTTATGCCATGCTCCTGTACATGCTAAAACCTTCTCTCCCTCTTTACTGAGGAAGAACATCTCCAACAGGATGCCTAAACGGTGTCTACCACCAAACGCAAGTTCGACGCCGACCTCGTCGGACGCAGCAGGGGTAGAGGTTAGCAAACCCAAAAGATCGGTCGGCGCAAGACTGCGTTCGGCCGTGAGGAACAGAAGCATTAAGGAATTCATGGAAACCATCAACGAGGAATGGAGAGATTATTCTAGTTCCATTCCAATTCATTATTTGCCAATGGTAAAGCTTACTTAACCGAACAATCGCTAGCACAAATTCTCTTATACGTTTCTGTGGTTGCAGGAAGTCCTGCAAATGTTGTACTGTTTCATGGTGAGGAACGGCGGGATGTTCCTGATCAAACCGGCAGAGGATTATGCGGTTGATCTCGGCATCACATGGACGGCGAGTATGTTGGCCTATAATTTGTGACAACATCCTGCTTGCAGAGATAAGATTGCAGCATTACATATTTCCGAGAAATTTAACGTGCAAGCAAAACCTCGTCTTGCAGGTTTGACGAAGGATCAGTTACCCTTGGCCTTTGGCTGCAGCATCAATACAACTCAAGCATACAGGGGGACTGTACTGCTAAAGTGATATATCTTGATGGAAGATGAATTTAGTATAACTTGTTCTTCGTGATTTCTAAATTCGTGTTCTATTGCAGGAATGCAAAATATATTGTTGACTCGCTGATCCGAATGCAGTTGACACAGGTAAATGACACACTGTTTCTGCATCATCAAGCCAAACTAATATTCATTAGTATCATGAGATGGCTGACATATTCTTTCTTCTTTCCCATTTTGACAGAAGTTGGAGAAGATTCTTCTGCCCATGATAGATAAGCTTGCACTCAGCTGCTCCcttgaagagaaggaaaggatggCCCTAATATTTCCCCTGCTTAGTGTACTGGTCATGGTTGTATCTCTTATCTCCTTAAAGAACACAGTAGTCTAACATCCCATGTTTCTGCAGATACATAAAAAAGATCAAGAAATAAATCAAGTATTCCACTTCTCTATGAATTAGCTGATGGAAAGTCGGGCATGGGAGAAGAATGGAACCATATAGAACTCATACAAGCAGATTCAACGCATGAGCAACATTAAGAACATTTTCGAGGATCTTCTTGTCGCAGAATGTTTCTGATCTGATGAAAGACGTCAATGTAAGAGAAATAAGCGACGTATATGAATGTTGTCCTCGATCATCGTGGCATCACCAACAAGCACAGCAATGGGTATTCTACACTGAATATTACCTAGTGAAATTGAAAGAAGAAGCGTCCAAACGAGAACACCAAAGTTCTTTAAATGCTTAGCGTACATAGAACAAGCGACAACAAGATCAATCaaaatataagaataaaagaTTTCATCTCATCTCTCCATCTGGGCAAACAGGAGTAGTTTCTTGAGTCAGATTCTTGCAGTCGTGCTGCACAAGAGTCATCGATCAATCACGTTGAGTGCGCTACACATGCATCTCATGATGATTCTGAAGTGGAATCCTTCGCAAGTGCAGCTAAGATGTTCTTATCTTCGGCTGGCACCAGCAAAACCATGTCAAATGGCTGCACTTGAAAGCCACGTCTCGTTGTGGACATGCAAATCATGAGAAAGGCATTATAAATATGAGAAAAGACGATGCAGCAGTGGGCGTCCATCATGCTTTGAGATTACGTAGAGTCACTCTTGACGTCTTTAAGATTCACATTAGGATCTGGATCTAAACCGACCCATGAGTTATATTGGATCCGGTGCCGGCTTAAGATCTAGATCCGAAATGGACaaaatgtctctctctctctctcaatcatgCGTATAATTCACATCATATAATTATgaacataaaattcaattgatttCTTATTTTGATGAAGCAATCAAGACGAGAATAAACACAAACTATACCTCCAAAATTTATCAACcattttttagataaaaataCCTCTGCATTATGTGATTCACAGAGTTACTTTTGATGATAATACTTTTAATTTAAATCCCATCATAGCAGAACAATTGATTTCTTATTATTCTAATTAATGCCCATAAGAACTACAAGTAGTTTATATATATCCACTCTTTAGGATATAATCAGCATCTGTCTTAAAGAGCCAAATGGCCTGGAAACACCACACCAAACAGATCATGAAGCCTTCAATTTCTCATGGAATGACAAGCTTCTCTTTCATGATGGATTTGATGTCAGGACTTTGGGTAGGTTGCAAGGTGGAAATAGTTGTAAGAGCTCTGCCATGACTTGTCATTCTTCTTGGTGCATCAACTCTTTCCTTTGGGTCTACATGTTACCTTCACTAGGGCCATTCTGGTGATGAGCACCAACTCACATTCACCAGCTGCCACCCAACATCCAGATCATTCAACCTTAAATTGGACTGACCTCACACCCCTACCTCCCTGGAGTTTGTGCATCTCCTGCATCCTGGTCACACAGCAGTTCCTCTGGTTTGGTCAGTTCTTCAAACCCTCATCCTTGCTGCATTTAGTTCTATCATGGTGGTTTAAGATACACCTGCTGTTAGTTTTGGTAGCTTTGTTCTCCAAGAGGTAAAGGTGATTCTTTGTGCTTTGTGCTGGCTTGGATCTTCTGTGGGGATTTCTTTTGGTTTCATGGGATTTGTAACACCTTCATGCTTcttgattctttttcttgttatttttGGATGGACTGCTTCCACATCTTTGTGAGTACTACAAAGTGTTCATATGCTTCTGCTACCATTATTTCTTTGTTAAATAACATATGGATCTTTGTATCCAGTTTGGAATACAATGGGCAGAATAAAAGATAGGTATGTTGCTTTCATGTACTCGGTATCTGAGAACTGGGGACATATGTTGGTGCTGTCTCGATCAATCTGATAGCTTCATTCTGTTTGGTGCTGTCTCAATAACTTTTATTTTTACAAGATAATTACTCTAAGATTTAGTACAGAAGAAGAAATGAAAAGGACTTGCATCCACATGTTTGCTTATTCTGAAGATAGTTCTTGCAGGAACGGGAGTGACACCACAAGAGGAGGAGAAAGTTTAGAGAAATGGGGCTTGCGGCAATCTTTTGTGTGATTTCTCTGCTAGCTTTATCGATCTCTTCTCCTACAACTGCACAGACTCCACCAGCCCCATTCCTACCTCCATCTCCAGCACCTGCTCCTGCGCCTGCCCCACATTTCGTGAACCTCACGGAGCTGCTCTCTGTCGCTGGCCCTTTTCATACCTTCCTCAATTATCTACTACAAACTCGAGTCATCGAAACATTTCAGAACCAAGTTAACAACACCAAACAAGGCATCAGTATCTTCGTTCCCAAGGATTCAGCTTTTGCATCGCTTAAAAAGTCTGACCTTGGCAATCTTACCCAAGACCAACTCAGGATCCTCTTCCTCTACCATGCCTTCCCCAAGTACTATTCTCTATCCGATTTCAAGAACCTGAGCAATTTGAATTCTGTCAGCACATTTGCTGGTGGGCAGTATGCTCTGAACATCACTTATACGTTTGGGCTCATCAGCATCGGTTCGGATTGGGCAAACCCGAAGATTACTAGCAGTGTCTACTCGACAGCCCCAGTGGCTGTTTATGAGATCGATGGGGTTCTGCTTCCATTAGCAATCTTCAGCTCTGATCCACCACTAGCACCAGCTCCGGCGCCAGCTCCGGAGGCCACGAAAACATCGGATATAACTCCAACCCAAAGTGCAATCGGTGCTGCACCCAAAAGCTCCGAGTCATCAACCAGTGGTGGCTCTTCATACATCGCCAGTGTTCCTCTCTTGAACTGCTTTGTTTTTGCTCTTTCCGGCAGTTTGATGCTTACTATGTGAGGAGTTGTGCTACCTGGAAGATACTATAATGCATATGCACGTTCACTGCCTTGGCATTGTTTTGGTTCGATTCTGGTCATTCTTGAAGACAGAACAGATACCTTGTTGGTAAAGGAAATGCGACATGTATCAAGCTACAAATTTCTATGTATTCATTCTTGTGTTCGAGATGTTCTTCTACTTTGTTTT
Coding sequences:
- the LOC103999233 gene encoding uncharacterized protein LOC103999233, with translation MHVHPTLSAAQYLCHAPVHAKTFSPSLLRKNISNRMPKRCLPPNASSTPTSSDAAGVEVSKPKRSVGARLRSAVRNRSIKEFMETINEEWRDYSSSIPIHYLPMEVLQMLYCFMVRNGGMFLIKPAEDYAVDLGITWTASLTKDQLPLAFGCSINTTQAYRGTVLLKNAKYIVDSLIRMQLTQKLEKILLPMIDKLALSCSLEEKERMALIFPLLSVLVMVVSLISLKNTVV
- the LOC103999234 gene encoding fasciclin-like arabinogalactan protein 7, which translates into the protein MGLAAIFCVISLLALSISSPTTAQTPPAPFLPPSPAPAPAPAPHFVNLTELLSVAGPFHTFLNYLLQTRVIETFQNQVNNTKQGISIFVPKDSAFASLKKSDLGNLTQDQLRILFLYHAFPKYYSLSDFKNLSNLNSVSTFAGGQYALNITYTFGLISIGSDWANPKITSSVYSTAPVAVYEIDGVLLPLAIFSSDPPLAPAPAPAPEATKTSDITPTQSAIGAAPKSSESSTSGGSSYIASVPLLNCFVFALSGSLMLTM